The following proteins come from a genomic window of Bactrocera tryoni isolate S06 chromosome 1, CSIRO_BtryS06_freeze2, whole genome shotgun sequence:
- the LOC120778646 gene encoding uncharacterized protein LOC120778646 has product MTIGPKILLLISFSLLVALYGNLLCFAEVSYHTCKVRAKIGKMDIEDFEKKRPARSINGECFRICYALMTNTKYYTKSCLAGTTNYSRWFTIFGCPQQIRNPILIADGIIPDEFTTKRPTNLCPGWKYPAD; this is encoded by the exons ATGACGATCGGACCGAAAATATTGCTGCTAATTTCGTTCTCTCTATTAGTAGCATTGTACGGCAATCTGCTTTGCTTTGCCGAAGTTTCTTATCACACATGCAAAGTGCGCGCGAAAATAGGAAAAA tgGATATAGAAGATTTTGAAAAGAAACGTCCTGCACGAAGCATAAACGGAGAATGCTTTCGGATTTGCTACGCCCTGATGACGAATACG AAGTATTACACTAAATCCTGTTTGGCTGGCACAACGAATTATTCTCGCTGGTTCACCATATTTGGATGTCCGCAACAAATCAGAAATCCTATTTTGATCGCGGATGGCATCATTCCCGATGAATTCACAACCAAAAGGCCAACTAATCTTTGTCCTGGCTGGAAGTATCCTGCCGATTAA